One Deinococcus aerolatus genomic window carries:
- the cas6 gene encoding CRISPR system precrRNA processing endoribonuclease RAMP protein Cas6, translated as MPALLEVTLSVHTPRPAGLLGVPLHGLLFSALERVSVALSAQIHAAEVKGFRIGQTQWTDGEGGAELTFQVGVLDDRLLEPLLSALTPGRNHGSAEMTLMATTQTVRVTAQESYSDLYARHAADVRGRDLHLSFLTPTTFRTTDLDMPFPVPKTVYYGLQRRWEAFSDLHFGPELNDWVGRAVRIRGYRLRPRSVHFKGARGAAMTASLGEVHYQLARPGDAEPTFVRLLTEFANYAGVGYKTTFGLGHVEAWGWEERSAPHDASPADLVDS; from the coding sequence ATGCCGGCCCTGCTGGAAGTCACGCTCAGTGTGCACACGCCCCGGCCGGCGGGGCTGCTGGGCGTGCCCCTTCACGGCCTGCTGTTCAGCGCCCTGGAACGGGTCAGCGTGGCCCTCTCGGCGCAGATCCACGCGGCGGAAGTCAAGGGATTCCGGATCGGTCAGACCCAGTGGACCGACGGCGAGGGCGGGGCGGAACTCACGTTCCAGGTGGGCGTCCTGGACGATCGGTTGCTGGAACCCTTGCTGAGCGCGCTGACCCCTGGACGGAACCATGGCAGCGCGGAGATGACCCTCATGGCGACCACGCAAACGGTCCGCGTCACGGCGCAGGAGTCCTACAGTGACCTGTACGCGCGGCACGCCGCCGACGTGCGAGGCCGGGACCTGCATCTGAGCTTCCTGACCCCGACGACGTTCCGCACCACGGACCTCGATATGCCCTTCCCTGTCCCGAAGACGGTGTACTACGGGCTGCAGCGGCGCTGGGAGGCGTTCAGCGACCTGCACTTCGGACCGGAACTCAACGACTGGGTGGGCCGCGCCGTGCGGATCCGGGGTTACCGCCTCCGGCCCCGCAGCGTGCATTTCAAGGGAGCGCGTGGCGCGGCGATGACCGCGAGCCTGGGCGAGGTGCACTACCAGCTCGCCCGGCCCGGCGACGCCGAACCGACCTTCGTGCGGCTCCTCACCGAGTTCGCGAACTACGCCGGGGTCGGGTACAAGACCACCTTCGGCCTGGGCCATGTCGAGGCGTGGGGCTGGGAGGAGCGCAGCGCGCCGCACGACGCGAGTCCAGCCGATCTGGTGGATTCCTGA